A window of the Syntrophothermus lipocalidus DSM 12680 genome harbors these coding sequences:
- a CDS encoding YpmA family protein — MNNNQGEQNGLQLIARKTFRANDELVKVVDFLNKHLKDRKVLFGLTKDRDGQEMTINIYEI, encoded by the coding sequence GTGAATAATAATCAAGGGGAGCAAAACGGTCTCCAACTTATAGCCCGCAAGACTTTCCGGGCCAACGATGAACTAGTTAAGGTCGTAGATTTTCTCAACAAGCACTTAAAAGACAGGAAAGTGCTTTTCGGCCTCACCAAAGACCGCGACGGGCAAGAGATGACTATCAACATCTACGAAATATAG
- the lepB gene encoding signal peptidase I produces the protein MGRELRGIVREFVSIIIISFLLAMVLRAFVIEGREIPSGSMIPTLQIGDKVLLNKFIYHFKKPVRGDIVVFTPPEELGQEGPFIKRVIGLPGETVEVRDGKVFINGVALKEPYLAEPPMYDYGPVVVPEGCLFVMGDNRNSSFDSHRWNAWLREDHLMGKAFMIYWPPSRIMLLPRGVSAE, from the coding sequence ATGGGGAGAGAATTGCGGGGCATTGTTAGGGAATTCGTCAGCATAATTATAATTTCGTTTTTGTTGGCCATGGTTCTGAGGGCCTTCGTTATCGAAGGTCGGGAAATACCCAGCGGATCCATGATACCTACTCTGCAGATTGGGGACAAGGTGTTGCTCAACAAGTTTATATACCACTTCAAAAAACCGGTCAGGGGGGATATAGTGGTTTTTACGCCCCCAGAGGAACTAGGGCAGGAAGGGCCGTTTATCAAGCGGGTTATAGGGCTTCCCGGGGAAACCGTGGAGGTAAGGGATGGAAAGGTGTTTATTAACGGAGTGGCGTTGAAAGAACCTTACCTGGCTGAACCGCCGATGTACGATTATGGACCGGTGGTTGTTCCGGAAGGGTGCCTTTTTGTTATGGGAGACAACAGAAACAGCAGCTTTGACAGTCACCGATGGAATGCTTGGCTGAGGGAGGATCATCTTATGGGAAAGGCTTTCATGATCTACTGGCCACCTAGTCGTATCATGTTGCTACCGCGGGGGGTATCTGCCGAGTGA
- the surE gene encoding 5'/3'-nucleotidase SurE, translated as MRILLTNDDGIDSPGILAVLRELEKMGEVYVVAPDRERSGTGHSITVFSPIKAQRVEVPGSSALAWVIDGTPADCVKLGISALIPKTPDYVVSGVNRGANLGTDVLYSGTVSAALEGVIMGFPSVAVSLDSFNPNEDFSFAARFTRLVLRILHREGVGKDIILNINVPCLPRSEIKGIRITKLGVRRYENLFEERKDPRGNSYYWLGGEVIREEQDPDSDVAAVTQGYISITPIHFDLTDYQLIEDFRRRFQPYIDIG; from the coding sequence GTGAGGATTCTTTTGACCAATGACGACGGCATCGATTCTCCCGGAATTTTGGCTGTGCTACGCGAATTGGAAAAAATGGGCGAGGTATATGTGGTGGCCCCGGACCGGGAAAGGAGCGGAACAGGCCATTCTATAACGGTTTTTAGCCCTATCAAAGCGCAAAGGGTCGAGGTTCCAGGTTCAAGCGCTTTGGCCTGGGTTATCGACGGCACCCCGGCCGACTGTGTCAAACTGGGGATCAGCGCTTTAATCCCGAAAACCCCGGATTACGTGGTATCCGGAGTTAACCGGGGAGCAAACCTGGGTACAGATGTACTGTACTCCGGTACTGTTTCCGCCGCCTTAGAAGGGGTCATTATGGGTTTTCCTTCGGTGGCGGTGTCACTCGATTCTTTTAATCCCAACGAGGATTTTTCTTTTGCTGCCCGCTTTACCCGGCTGGTCTTGCGGATTTTACACAGAGAAGGTGTCGGCAAGGACATAATCCTCAACATTAATGTGCCTTGCCTTCCCCGTTCCGAGATAAAGGGTATACGCATCACCAAGCTAGGGGTCAGGCGCTACGAAAACCTTTTTGAGGAGAGAAAGGATCCCCGCGGTAATTCTTATTACTGGCTGGGGGGAGAAGTTATAAGAGAAGAGCAGGATCCCGACAGCGATGTAGCGGCTGTCACCCAAGGGTATATATCGATTACGCCCATTCACTTCGATTTGACGGATTATCAGCTTATCGAGGATTTTAGACGTCGCTTTCAACCTTACATCGATATCGGCTAA